One window of the Hippocampus zosterae strain Florida chromosome 8, ASM2543408v3, whole genome shotgun sequence genome contains the following:
- the LOC127606429 gene encoding torsin-1A-interacting protein 2-like isoform X2, which yields MELVMEDPPNRDFHLQQEEEEAGAAEATDERITRQQYCSEGDQPEENSVILTDGWSRGELDKPNVENGAAPALDPDGYIDESDHGSAGSQSNEDPTRKEDYSAGEHQPGGEEALEDTAPATEGDAIPDHVDGPKGSLQEDLLVLNDTNRNDLEESRIWDPEGKETAQIPRKVSTEKPRHELRTKVETIGPATQETPVLGVTGIPGVRRYLIGVGIVLALVAILVQRVLRPEPPPPSNTPPIDIFLRQLEKVETRFPHQRPELWLRSRIHLKRHLLTQRPSEPVSLILTAGVAGRRTLRCLARDLASAFSSALNASVLHIDGASKVGQDSDQVKLDIDGQLQVAFEEDKPVAVIHRFEQLPPGSTLIFYRYCDHENAAYKKTFLIFTVLLEGEEEIPAGTSLSAVEEMVDDHLQRKFLSHGRPLAFDRMDLDKYSGLWSRISHLILPVATEAWTEHESCS from the exons ATGGAACTAGTTATGGAAGACCCACCAAACCGAGATTTCCATCtccaacaagaagaagaagaagcaggagCAGCAG AGGCTACAGATGAGAGGATCACAAGGCAGCAATATTGTTCAG AAGGTGATCAGCCTGAGGAGAACTCTGTCATTCTGACTGATGGGTGGAGTCGAGGCGAGTTGGACAAGCCAAATGTGGAGAACGGCGCCGCACCCGCGCTTGACCCCGATGGATATATCGATGAGTCTGACCACGGTTCCGCAGGCTCACAGAGCAATGAGGACCCAACAAGGAAAGAAGACTACTCTGCCGGTGAGC ACCAACCAGGGGGTGAGGAAGCACTGGAAGACACCGCACCAGCAACAGAGGGCGATGCCATCCCCGATCATGTAGATGGTCCGAAAGGCAGTCTCCAGGAAGACCTTTTGGTCCTTAACGACACAAATCGCAATGATCTAGAAG AATCGAGAATTTGGGATCCTGAGGGAAAAGAGACCGCGCAGATACCGCGGAAAGTCTCAACGGAGAAGCCGAGGCATGAACTGAGGACTAAAGTGGAGACCATCGGCCCCGCCACTCAGGAAACGCCCGTTTTAGGAGTTACTGGAATACCTGGAG TGAGAAGATACCTGATTGGCGTCGGAATAGTATTGGCACTCGTCGCCATCTTGGTGCAGCGTGTTCTCCGGCCCGAGCCTCCGCCTCCTAGCAACACGCCGCCGATCGACATCTTCCTCAGGCAGCTGGAAAAAGTCGAGACTCGCTTCCCTCACCAGCGCCCCGAGCTGTGGCTCCGCAGCCGGATCCACCTGAAGAGGCACCTCCTGACGCAACGGCCCAGCGAGCCCGTCAGTCTGATCCTGACGGCGGGGGTCGCGGGCCGCCGGACGTTGCGATGCCTGGCCCGCGACCTGGCCTCCGCCTTCTCCTCCGCCCTCAACGCCTCCGTGCTGCACATCGACGGCGCCAGCAAAGTCGGACAGGATAGCGACCAGGTGAAGCTGGACATCGACGGCCAGCTGCAGGTCGCCTTTGAAGAGGACAAACCCGTGGCGGTGATTCACCGCTTCGAGCAGCTGCCCCCGGGCTCCACCCTCATCTTCTATCGCTACTGCGACCACGAGAACGCGGCGTACAAGAAGACCTTCCTCATCTTCACCGTGCTGctggagggagaggaggagatACCAGCCGGGACTTCTTTGAGCGCCGTGGAGGAGATGGTAGACGACCACCTCCAGAGGAAATTCCTCTCGCACGGCCGTCCTCTGGCCTTCGACAGGATGGACCTGGACAAGTACAGCGGACTGTGGAGCCGCATTTCGCACCTCATCCTTCCTGTTGCCACGGAGGCGTGGACGGAGCATGAAAGCTGCTCGTGA
- the LOC127606418 gene encoding torsin-1A-interacting protein 2-like isoform X1: MEPEVSEDSVSRALRRSTRRQSTGKTPIYEATPRGPIKRSKRRIEMQASSSVPNMNGSRIVENGSEDEASPGKKSRLEEEEETSGGSGDQKEMDLQKSALQENEDQEMDVAEDSSCSPYGPKLAPGFRDDVNFSPHVLLGERCRPSENTDSHLLKRNEIKASSKKETVTFTKPSAPTESSGNTHKVRGRKITSMAEYKTKMEATAKSAGIFRVNHHSVPNVQAPSVTSYTLRHRPNNIPTRKEPVSQKKKEVNKTQGIARRCSRETSRGSLHYFCWAVLVLLLLSSAVLLLNKDKAMALYQASAGGARRPSRSVRLEPFADLLSKLEARFRSQRPELWKRSKIHLEKHLKSAEPTEPVSLILTSGRSAEKTLSCLAEGLASAFSSALEASVLQIDGAGKAGLESDDVKLDVDGLLRTAFGGNRAAAVIHRLEELPPGSTLIFYRYCDHEHAAYKEVFLLFTVLLPRKELSGELGVVEEMVQDYLKDRLVGSSNRTSFNEMDTDKFGGLWSRISHLVLPVVAEREIEENGC, encoded by the exons ATGGAACCGGAAGTTTCTGAAGATTCGGTCTCCCGGGCTCTGAGGAGATCGACGCGACGGCAGTCAACGGGAAAAA CTCCGATTTATGAGGCGACCCCAAGAGGTCCCATAAAAAGATCTAAAAGGAGGATAGAAATGCAGGCGTCTTCTTCTGTCCCAAATATGAATGGATCCAGAATTGTGGAGAAtggctcagaagatgaag CGTCTCCCGGCAAGAAAAGTCgactggaggaggaagaagaaacgTCGGGTGGCAGTGGTGACCAAAAGGAGATGGATCTCCAAAAATCAGCACTGCAAGAAAACGAAGACCAGGAAATGGATGTTGCGGAAGACTCCTCATGCAGTCCGTATGGTCCAAAACTAGCACCTG GCTTCAGAGACGATGTGAATTTTTCTCCACATGTTCTGCTTGGCGAGCGCTGCCGTCCAAGTGAAAATACAGACAGCCACTTGCTGAAACGCAATGAAA TCAAGGCATCATCGAAGAAAGAAACTGTCACGTTCACAAAGCCCAGTGCACCAACAGAATCTTCGgggaacacacacaaagtgcGAGGCCGTAAAATCACCAGCATGGCCGAGTACAAGACGAAGATGGAGGCTACAGCCAAAAGCGCCG GCATCTTCAGAGTCAACCACCACAGTGTCCCAAACGTGCAGGCACCCTCTGTGACATCATACACGCTACGACACAGACCCAATAACATTCCGACCCGGAAAGAACCGGTCTCGCAGAAGAAAAAAG AAGTTAACAAGACACAAGGAATTGCCAGGAGATGTTCTAGAGAAACATcacgag GATCGCTTCATTATTTCTGCTGGGCAGTTTTGGTCCTGCTGCTCCTCAGCTCTGCTGTGCTGCTGCTCAACAAGGACAAGGCGATGGCGCTGTACCAGGCGTCTGCGGGTGGAGCTCGGCGTCCATCCAGGTCTGTGAGACTCGAGCCCTTCGCAGATCTTTTGTCAAAACTGGAGGCTCGCTTCCGCAGTCAGAGGCCCGAACTGTGGAAAAGGAGCAAGATCCACTTGGAGAAACACCTCAAAAGCGCCGAACCCACAGAGCCCGTCAGTTTGATCCTGACATCCGGGCGCAGCGCTGAAAAGACGCTTTCTTGCCTGGCCGAAGGCCTGGCATCCGCCTTCTCCTCTGCACTGGAGGCTTCCGTGCTGCAAATCGACGGAGCCGGCAAAGCCGGCCTGGAGAGCGACGACGTGAAGCTGGATGTGGACGGGCTGCTGCGGACGGCCTTCGGGGGAAACCGAGCGGCGGCCGTCATCCACCGCTTGGAGGAGCTGCCGCCCGGCTCCACCCTCATTTTTTATCGCTATTGCGATCACGAACACGCCGCCTACAAGGAGGTCTTCCTGTTGTTTACGGTGCTGCTGCCCAGGAAAGAGCTCAGCGGGGAGCTTGGAGTTGTCGAGGAGATGGTTCAGGACTATCTTAAAGACAGGCTGGTGGGCTCGAGCAACCGCACGTCCTTCAACGAGATGGACACGGACAAGTTTGGTGGACTGTGGAGCCGCATCTCCCACCTGGTCCTGCCCGTGGTGGCCGAGCGCGAAATCGAGGAGAACGGATGCTGA
- the LOC127606429 gene encoding torsin-1A-interacting protein 2-like isoform X1: MELVMEDPPNRDFHLQQEEEEAGAAEATDERITRQQYCSEGDQPEENSVILTDGWSRGELDKPNVENGAAPALDPDGYIDESDHGSAGSQSNEDPTRKEDYSAAGEDQPGGEEALEDTAPATEGDAIPDHVDGPKGSLQEDLLVLNDTNRNDLEESRIWDPEGKETAQIPRKVSTEKPRHELRTKVETIGPATQETPVLGVTGIPGVRRYLIGVGIVLALVAILVQRVLRPEPPPPSNTPPIDIFLRQLEKVETRFPHQRPELWLRSRIHLKRHLLTQRPSEPVSLILTAGVAGRRTLRCLARDLASAFSSALNASVLHIDGASKVGQDSDQVKLDIDGQLQVAFEEDKPVAVIHRFEQLPPGSTLIFYRYCDHENAAYKKTFLIFTVLLEGEEEIPAGTSLSAVEEMVDDHLQRKFLSHGRPLAFDRMDLDKYSGLWSRISHLILPVATEAWTEHESCS, encoded by the exons ATGGAACTAGTTATGGAAGACCCACCAAACCGAGATTTCCATCtccaacaagaagaagaagaagcaggagCAGCAG AGGCTACAGATGAGAGGATCACAAGGCAGCAATATTGTTCAG AAGGTGATCAGCCTGAGGAGAACTCTGTCATTCTGACTGATGGGTGGAGTCGAGGCGAGTTGGACAAGCCAAATGTGGAGAACGGCGCCGCACCCGCGCTTGACCCCGATGGATATATCGATGAGTCTGACCACGGTTCCGCAGGCTCACAGAGCAATGAGGACCCAACAAGGAAAGAAGACTACTCTGCCG CTGGGGAAGACCAACCAGGGGGTGAGGAAGCACTGGAAGACACCGCACCAGCAACAGAGGGCGATGCCATCCCCGATCATGTAGATGGTCCGAAAGGCAGTCTCCAGGAAGACCTTTTGGTCCTTAACGACACAAATCGCAATGATCTAGAAG AATCGAGAATTTGGGATCCTGAGGGAAAAGAGACCGCGCAGATACCGCGGAAAGTCTCAACGGAGAAGCCGAGGCATGAACTGAGGACTAAAGTGGAGACCATCGGCCCCGCCACTCAGGAAACGCCCGTTTTAGGAGTTACTGGAATACCTGGAG TGAGAAGATACCTGATTGGCGTCGGAATAGTATTGGCACTCGTCGCCATCTTGGTGCAGCGTGTTCTCCGGCCCGAGCCTCCGCCTCCTAGCAACACGCCGCCGATCGACATCTTCCTCAGGCAGCTGGAAAAAGTCGAGACTCGCTTCCCTCACCAGCGCCCCGAGCTGTGGCTCCGCAGCCGGATCCACCTGAAGAGGCACCTCCTGACGCAACGGCCCAGCGAGCCCGTCAGTCTGATCCTGACGGCGGGGGTCGCGGGCCGCCGGACGTTGCGATGCCTGGCCCGCGACCTGGCCTCCGCCTTCTCCTCCGCCCTCAACGCCTCCGTGCTGCACATCGACGGCGCCAGCAAAGTCGGACAGGATAGCGACCAGGTGAAGCTGGACATCGACGGCCAGCTGCAGGTCGCCTTTGAAGAGGACAAACCCGTGGCGGTGATTCACCGCTTCGAGCAGCTGCCCCCGGGCTCCACCCTCATCTTCTATCGCTACTGCGACCACGAGAACGCGGCGTACAAGAAGACCTTCCTCATCTTCACCGTGCTGctggagggagaggaggagatACCAGCCGGGACTTCTTTGAGCGCCGTGGAGGAGATGGTAGACGACCACCTCCAGAGGAAATTCCTCTCGCACGGCCGTCCTCTGGCCTTCGACAGGATGGACCTGGACAAGTACAGCGGACTGTGGAGCCGCATTTCGCACCTCATCCTTCCTGTTGCCACGGAGGCGTGGACGGAGCATGAAAGCTGCTCGTGA
- the LOC127606418 gene encoding torsin-1A-interacting protein 2-like isoform X2: MEPEVSEDSVSRALRRSTRRQSTGKTSPGKKSRLEEEEETSGGSGDQKEMDLQKSALQENEDQEMDVAEDSSCSPYGPKLAPGFRDDVNFSPHVLLGERCRPSENTDSHLLKRNEIKASSKKETVTFTKPSAPTESSGNTHKVRGRKITSMAEYKTKMEATAKSAGIFRVNHHSVPNVQAPSVTSYTLRHRPNNIPTRKEPVSQKKKEVNKTQGIARRCSRETSRGSLHYFCWAVLVLLLLSSAVLLLNKDKAMALYQASAGGARRPSRSVRLEPFADLLSKLEARFRSQRPELWKRSKIHLEKHLKSAEPTEPVSLILTSGRSAEKTLSCLAEGLASAFSSALEASVLQIDGAGKAGLESDDVKLDVDGLLRTAFGGNRAAAVIHRLEELPPGSTLIFYRYCDHEHAAYKEVFLLFTVLLPRKELSGELGVVEEMVQDYLKDRLVGSSNRTSFNEMDTDKFGGLWSRISHLVLPVVAEREIEENGC; this comes from the exons ATGGAACCGGAAGTTTCTGAAGATTCGGTCTCCCGGGCTCTGAGGAGATCGACGCGACGGCAGTCAACGGGAAAAA CGTCTCCCGGCAAGAAAAGTCgactggaggaggaagaagaaacgTCGGGTGGCAGTGGTGACCAAAAGGAGATGGATCTCCAAAAATCAGCACTGCAAGAAAACGAAGACCAGGAAATGGATGTTGCGGAAGACTCCTCATGCAGTCCGTATGGTCCAAAACTAGCACCTG GCTTCAGAGACGATGTGAATTTTTCTCCACATGTTCTGCTTGGCGAGCGCTGCCGTCCAAGTGAAAATACAGACAGCCACTTGCTGAAACGCAATGAAA TCAAGGCATCATCGAAGAAAGAAACTGTCACGTTCACAAAGCCCAGTGCACCAACAGAATCTTCGgggaacacacacaaagtgcGAGGCCGTAAAATCACCAGCATGGCCGAGTACAAGACGAAGATGGAGGCTACAGCCAAAAGCGCCG GCATCTTCAGAGTCAACCACCACAGTGTCCCAAACGTGCAGGCACCCTCTGTGACATCATACACGCTACGACACAGACCCAATAACATTCCGACCCGGAAAGAACCGGTCTCGCAGAAGAAAAAAG AAGTTAACAAGACACAAGGAATTGCCAGGAGATGTTCTAGAGAAACATcacgag GATCGCTTCATTATTTCTGCTGGGCAGTTTTGGTCCTGCTGCTCCTCAGCTCTGCTGTGCTGCTGCTCAACAAGGACAAGGCGATGGCGCTGTACCAGGCGTCTGCGGGTGGAGCTCGGCGTCCATCCAGGTCTGTGAGACTCGAGCCCTTCGCAGATCTTTTGTCAAAACTGGAGGCTCGCTTCCGCAGTCAGAGGCCCGAACTGTGGAAAAGGAGCAAGATCCACTTGGAGAAACACCTCAAAAGCGCCGAACCCACAGAGCCCGTCAGTTTGATCCTGACATCCGGGCGCAGCGCTGAAAAGACGCTTTCTTGCCTGGCCGAAGGCCTGGCATCCGCCTTCTCCTCTGCACTGGAGGCTTCCGTGCTGCAAATCGACGGAGCCGGCAAAGCCGGCCTGGAGAGCGACGACGTGAAGCTGGATGTGGACGGGCTGCTGCGGACGGCCTTCGGGGGAAACCGAGCGGCGGCCGTCATCCACCGCTTGGAGGAGCTGCCGCCCGGCTCCACCCTCATTTTTTATCGCTATTGCGATCACGAACACGCCGCCTACAAGGAGGTCTTCCTGTTGTTTACGGTGCTGCTGCCCAGGAAAGAGCTCAGCGGGGAGCTTGGAGTTGTCGAGGAGATGGTTCAGGACTATCTTAAAGACAGGCTGGTGGGCTCGAGCAACCGCACGTCCTTCAACGAGATGGACACGGACAAGTTTGGTGGACTGTGGAGCCGCATCTCCCACCTGGTCCTGCCCGTGGTGGCCGAGCGCGAAATCGAGGAGAACGGATGCTGA
- the xcr1a.1 gene encoding chemokine (C motif) receptor 1a, duplicate 1 has protein sequence MNVTDIFYDNDYEDEACEKGEVVQFGSIVVPVFFSFVITLSLIGNLLVLVILALYENLKSLTNILILNLAVSDLVFTSGLPFWAIYHMRGWLFHAALCKIITFVFFIGFYSSVLFLTVMTVYRYLTVVRPFSDLRPKSTTVGVLVSILLWIFSIGAAMPSLLFSNIVSIPQKDKPSLGCEYEDDLWATVGVSQQNLFFLVALVVMAFCYCKILGRIARTRSHTKSRAVKLVLCIVVAFFLGWVPYNVVIFLRLLANKLVPPFDDCDLSIRLDYAFYVCRLVAFSHCFLNPFFYALVGVKFRGHLKTMLCRVFRGPIPVETRQGRMQNLISQGSMY, from the coding sequence ATGAATGTCACTGACATTTTCTATGACAATGACTATGAAGATGAAGCATGCGAAAAAGGCGAGGTGGTCCAATTCGGCTCCATTGTGGTTCCCGTTTTCTTCTCGTTCGTGATCACACTGAGCCTCATCGGAAACCTCCTAGTCCTCGTCATCCTGGCTTTGTACGAGAACCTCAAGTCCCTAACCAACATTCTCATTCTCAATCTGGCTGTGTCGGACCTGGTTTTCACCAGCGGACTCCCCTTCTGGGCCATCTACCACATGAGGGGCTGGCTCTTCCACGCCGCCCTCtgtaaaatcatcacttttgtcTTCTTCATCGGCTTTTACAGCAGCGTGCTCTTCCTGACCGTCATGACCGTCTACAGGTATCTGACCGTGGTCCGCCCGTTCTCCGACCTGAGACCAAAATCCACAACCGTGGGGGTTCTGGTGTCCATCCTGCTGTGGATCTTCAGCATCGGAGCGGCCATGCCCTCCCTACTTTTCAGTAACATCGTGTCCATCCCGCAAAAGGACAAACCCTCCCTGGGCTGCGAATACGAGGACGACCTGTGGGCAACGGTTGGCGTTTCCCAACAGAACCTCTTCTTTTTGGTCGCCTTGGTAGTCATGGCGTTTTGCTACTGCAAAATACTAGGCAGAATCGCGAGAACCAGATCGCACACAAAGAGCCGTGCGGTGAAACTCGTCCTGTGCATCGTGGTGGCCTTCTTCCTGGGCTGGGTGCCGTACAATGTGGTGATCTTTTTGAGACTTTTAGCGAACAAGTTGGTTCCACCTTTTGACGACTGCGACTTAAGTATCCGGCTCGATTACGCGTTCTATGTGTGCCGGCTCGTTGCCTTCTCCCACTGCTTCCTCAACCCGTTTTTTTACGCGCTGGTTGGTGTGAAGTTCAGGGGTCACCTGAAGACAATGTTATGTCGGGTGTTCAGAGGACCAATCCCTGTTGAGACACGCCAGGGGAGGATGCAAAATTTGATCTCGCAGGGATCAATGTATTAG